A single Budorcas taxicolor isolate Tak-1 chromosome Y, Takin1.1, whole genome shotgun sequence DNA region contains:
- the LOC128071055 gene encoding heat shock transcription factor, Y-linked-like, translated as MAHISSEIQDGPPKDEPTGSETSIRSSSYDYTTGDSVLRSMIEEYAFQALSEDLVIKRPHYTYSVSETDDANDFLSLTFPQKLWNIVESDQFESIWWDDTGTCIVINEELFKKEVLERKDPFRIFETKSMKSLIRQLNLYGFHKKRQTVQRSASLPVFLEEENNISLLTKLQTYYNPNFKRGHPQLLVRMQRRVGINNVSPISSLVQGNKKHAKASVKKDDHNSEFLPEMSGETACPASTSLSVPFIQKPHTSQIVTNTSVLSPCALPTPSAISVRHTDQIVVDQPEVLKTLSIFNWHSQSSYAQGNGHVEDFATTTTSPSRNHIESPLQSSYSGLMVEPSKFPDRHSDMSAHDSPFLNLQERGNSWFSVPTIAYTSASSLSSKLINNHQYVKTILIKADLSNTCQIMEPKGD; from the exons atggcacatatttcttcagaaattcaagatggGCCTCCTAAAGATGAACCCACTGGTTCAGAAACCTCCATTAGATCTtcttcttatgattatacaactGGGGACTCAGTTTTGAGATCTATGATTGAAGAATATGCTTTTCAGGCTTTGTCTGAGGATCTTGTGATCAAAAGGCCACACTACacatattctgtctctgaaacagatgaTGCGAATGATTTcctttcactcacatttccacaaaaactttggaatatagttgaaagtGATCAGTTTGAATCTATTTGGTGGGATGACACAGGCACATGTATAGTGATCAATGAAGAACTCTTTAAGAAAGAAGTCTTGGAGAGAAAGGAtcctttcagaatatttgaaaccaagagTATGAAGAGTTTAATTCGACAGCTTAACCTTTATGGATTTCATAAAAAGCGCCAAACTGTTCAAAGATCGGCTTCACTacctgtctttctggaagaagaaaacaacatctctcttttgactaag TTACAGACCTACTATAATCCAAATTTCAAAAGAGGCCATCCCCAACTTTTAGTAAGAATGCAAAGAAGAGTTGGAATTAACAATGTGTCTCCAATATCTTCATTAGTTCAAGGTAACAAGAAGCATGCTAAAGCAAGTGTCAAAAAAGATGATCATAACTCtgaatttcttccagaaatgagCGGAGAGACTGCATGTCCAGCCTCCACAAGTTTAAGTGTGCCTTTCATACAAAAGCCTCATACCAGCCAGATAGTCACTAATACAAGTGTCCTATCTCCATGTGCCTTACCTACCCCATCAGCAATATCAGTTAGACACACAGACCAGATTGTGGTAGATCAACCTGAAGTTTTAAAAACGTTGAGCATTTTTAATTGGCACTCACAGAGCAGCTATGCTCAAGGAAACGGCCACGTTGAGGACTTTGCTACTACAACTACATCTCCTTCTCGGAACCACATCGAATCTCCATTACAGAGCAGTTATTCTGGACTGATGGTGGAACCTTCCAAATTTCCAGACAGGCATAGCGATATGTCAGCCCATGACAGTCCTTTTCTTAACCTGCAAGAGAGAGGCAACTCATGGTTCTCAGTGCCAACAATCGCTTATACATCTGCCTCCTCTCTTTCGAGTAAACTCATCAATAATCATCAATATGTGAAAACCATCCTAATTAAAGCTGACCTATCAAATACGTGTCAGATTATGGAGCCTAAAGGAGATTGA